ACGCCAGCAAGGTGGGAGAGTTCAAGGAATCTGAGGACTggtccccactgctgctgctcctccggTGAGCTTTGGAGCAGGACTCagaaggggagagaggagaCTCCTGATCCAACACGTTGGGGTAGGTGAACACCAAGTTGGAAGAGCCAGGAGTGATGGCTGGTGTTGAGGTCACCACAATGGGAGTGTTGAGTGCCTCCTCCCCATAAAAACCTCCAGCAATGCTGATGGGCTTAATGACAGACCTCTGGGCTTTGTCAAGGACCAAAGAGGAAGATGGGATCTCTTCCTCCACAGGCTCCTGCTTCACCACCACGGCTCCACTTGCTCCAGTCCGAATGCTCTGGAGGCTGCTGGATGGTGGGCTGCGACGTTCCTCGGGGCTGATTTTGCACACAGGGCTGTGAGCCACCAGCATAAACTccagcttctccttctccttctggaGCTCAGCGATCTCCTTTTGCAGCACCGACTTCTCCTCCTCCAGTACTTCAGTTTCCTGCAGACAAAaggggaataaataaataaaatagcaaaGGCTCTGAAACTACTCCTCACCTGGAACAGGGCCACCAAGTCCAGATCCCATCTGGCACGGGCAGATACACCCCAGACTCTTCATGAGCCAAGCAGACACCAGGTCACTGCCAGACAAGCATCTTGTGTTTCACGTGCCTATTTGTAGGCTATTCCCAAACATCACCAATCTAAGGTATTATAAATGTTATAAAGAATCTCGTGAACTTGCCTTAATTTTCTGATGGCTAGTTTTTGTTACTCTGTCTTGGCCTGTGACTTCAGTCTTCTCCCTTGCTGTCTGCCTGACAGACACTTTAGCAGAGGACCCAGATCTCCTTCCATTGTTTTTTCATGTTAGACTAGTAAAATTCTTTTCACTTTGACAGTGGTAGTATATAGCAGTCTTTAAACtgtttccattttatttctgtattgcATATTCCAGTTTAGGTCTGACACTTGTCTAACTCCTGCCCAAAGGACCAACACTGGATCACCCCCTGATGCATCCACTATTAATACATTTATCTTTCCTGTGGTCACATCACGCAGATGGATCACAGTCAGCCTGGGAGCAGTTAGGACCTTCCCACGTGAGGAGCTCATGACTTCACAAAACTCACACTCAGCCCTTCAGGACATGACTAACCATTTTGCACACTCCTCTCACTTGTATCACCTTAGTCACAACATCTCTATAGGCCGTCTTGCCTCCCCTCCACTGAGAACACCTCCTAGtttgaggcagcagcacatttcACAGGTGTgctttcactgctgctgtgcttgttAACAAGATCATTGGATAAAGCCAGGCTGGTTCTTGACCAGGAGCACTGGAGCCTTTCCTTCAGCTTATTTCACACAACCCAATCTTGTCTTCTCTTCAACCAGTGCCTTACCCCTTGGTTCTTATGCTCAGCTCTACCTTCTCCAGCTTTACTAATTATTACTTGTACAGCATCAGGGCACACATCTCTGTGCTGCTTCCTTTTTGAAGGAAGTCAGTTACTACCCCACCTCCAAAGGAGGAGTAAGCCTAAAGGGTATAGCTCTGACAGGTACACATAACATCTCCCTTGTCTACAGCTTTCAGGTGATCCTTCCTCTTCAGTGTTCTTGTCCTTAAAACCTGCCTTTAGGAACACAGTGTCTTATGAAAGATGACCAGAGTCTGGGAGACTTGTGCTAGTTGAGAGGcaagaagggaacagagctccTAGGACATTTTGGGCACTGAGCAAAAGAATTTTAGGGTCCTAAGCTCCAGGACCAAGTCCCCCTCATCAGCAGCTGTTGATGTAGGAGCAGTACCCTTGGGTAGCTTCGGATGAAGAAGGCAGAGTGTGTTTGCAGCATCTTCCTCCAACGTGCTGGTGGAGGAAGAGCAATGCCCTTGGAGCTGGTTGGAAGGGTGTGTgacaaggaagaagaaatgcaCGCAGGGCACGTACCGCCTGGAGTTTCTCTGTTAGCTCTCGACGCCTGTTACGACACTTTGCAGCTGCCAGCTTGTTCCTCTCTCTCCGGATCCTTCgcttctcttcttcctcaggCGACAGCTGTGGGCAAGTGCCAAGAAAATCCAATCAGATCTGAGCAAGGCATTCCTTTAAGTTTGTGAGTATTTAACCacaatgcaaaggaaaaaagcctgatccagcaggatgctgagcaCTCCCCCTCGTCACTGATGTCAGCAGAAGATGAAAGCACACAGTATCTCTGCCTGCACCAGGTCTTAGcagaagggagaggagaaggagcagggcacagggagaagATTGTGTAAGAGGACAGTGAATCTGCACCAAGGCCAAACAGATAAAAGATGCTCTGATTGTTTCACAACTTGGGTGGTACGTTAAGCAAAACCAGAGCACGATGTTGTAAGTGCCtctttcttgaaagaaaatatctgcTCCTTCCCACACAAAAATAGTTGATCTCTTGAAGGTCGGGATGGTGTAtagggggaggcagggaaatcagCAGAGCTCCCATGAAGTCCGTGAAGCAACAATGATTTATACCACCCAAAAATCTGACCTCAGATTTTTGAGCACTCAGCGAGATAACACACTGCTTCTTGCATCAGCAGGCAAGGCTCCAGTGATATCAAGGGCTTCCTGAGGCCAGCTGACATCCTCACTGATGTAAATCAGGAGCAATTCCATAGAAACTCATCCAGCTACACTCTTGCGAAACCAGAGGAAGTGAAGGGGAGCTCGCAAGACCTGGTCAAAGCTATGCCTGGTTCTGGGGGTTTGAGACAAGGCTTTacaaaccccagcagcagcagatagGTT
This window of the Ammospiza nelsoni isolate bAmmNel1 chromosome 3, bAmmNel1.pri, whole genome shotgun sequence genome carries:
- the FOSL2 gene encoding fos-related antigen 2 isoform X2, with amino-acid sequence MYQDYPGNFDTSSRGSSGSPGHPETYSSGAAQQKFRVDMPGSGSAFIPTINAITTSQDLQWMVQPTVITSMSSPYSRSHPYSHPLPPLSSVAGHTALQRPGVIKTIGTTVGRRRRDEQLSPEEEEKRRIRRERNKLAAAKCRNRRRELTEKLQAETEVLEEEKSVLQKEIAELQKEKEKLEFMLVAHSPVCKISPEERRSPPSSSLQSIRTGASGAVVVKQEPVEEEIPSSSLVLDKAQRSVIKPISIAGGFYGEEALNTPIVVTSTPAITPGSSNLVFTYPNVLDQESPLSPSESCSKAHRRSSSSGDQSSDSLNSPTLLAL
- the FOSL2 gene encoding fos-related antigen 2 isoform X1, which translates into the protein MYQDYPGNFDTSSRGSSGSPGHPETYSSGAAQQKFRVDMPGSGSAFIPTINAITTSQDLQWMVQPTVITSMSSPYSRSHPYSHPLPPLSSVAGHTALQRPGVIKTIGTTVGRRRRDEQQFDGDPIRDFSAPNPELSPEEEEKRRIRRERNKLAAAKCRNRRRELTEKLQAETEVLEEEKSVLQKEIAELQKEKEKLEFMLVAHSPVCKISPEERRSPPSSSLQSIRTGASGAVVVKQEPVEEEIPSSSLVLDKAQRSVIKPISIAGGFYGEEALNTPIVVTSTPAITPGSSNLVFTYPNVLDQESPLSPSESCSKAHRRSSSSGDQSSDSLNSPTLLAL